The Columba livia isolate bColLiv1 breed racing homer chromosome 2, bColLiv1.pat.W.v2, whole genome shotgun sequence genome includes the window AACTCTCTCtccacttcccctcctcaggaagttgcagagagcaatgaggtTGGCCccaagccttcttttctccaaactGGACAAACCAAAAGTCCTCAGGTGCTCCTCACATTACATTCATTCCAGCCTTTTCACTAGCTTTTTTGGCCACCTCTGGACACGTTCAAGGACCTTCACACCCTTCTTGAAttctggggcccagaactgcacacagcacccAAGGTGAAAGTTAAACTCATATTGGCTATAATATATCTTTGGGTGAACTGTACCAAGCAGCAGTGGAAATCTGCAAACATCTCTGCCAGGTCAAGATGGAATCAAGTTGCTCTTCAGCTGGGTCTACCCTGCAGCagaaattttaaagagatattacTGGCAGGCAAGGGTTCATGGTGACCTCTTCGCAGTACAAGGACGTTGAATGCATTACCCAAACTGAAGTTTTTATCTCTCTGCCTCAAAGATTACTTTGCTGGTCTGTCAGTGTACATGATTTGTGTGTTTCATAATGAACCAAATACAAAGTATGTCTTCCTCTGGACTGCTTGAATGAAAACCGGAGGAAAGCTTCTCAGCTTTCTGCTGTTGGCAGCAACAGCGACTCCCTGAAGCAATGTAATGACCTGTGGGGAGTGATTTTGTTTATGTCAGTTTAGATGCTCTGTCTTGTCCTTTCAATAACCTTTCTGATTATCTTCAGTTTTTGAGCAATTTATACAATTATCTATAATGTATGTATACTGTCTTCTGGAAAGAGGCTTTCTACAGGAGCTCTTTACATAATAAAAATCTCTGATTTTAACCCTTGTCATGATTGCCATGCATTTAAATGTATATTCAAGCTATAAAACTGTTTCCCAGCATGCAATTTACTTGTAAATCAGACAGCAAATATGCAGATCCCATGACATGGCAACTGAAAcgtacattttaaaaatatatgctgTCATTTAAGCGTTTAGCGTTTAAGTGTTCCTGAATACCACTAGTGTGTGTTGCTTTTCATAATCAAACTATAAAACCATTCAtcaagtttggggttttttggtttggtttggtttggtttggtttggtttttgttttgtgttctgttttgttttgttttgttttctgaagaagtgGAATTAAAAACAATAGGTCCATGCAAATTTTGCAAAGTTAGTATGGCCACAGATTTGTAATTGACAGTAAAAACTGTCCTCACGTTACTGGGCATAGAATGGCTCAGGAAACTGGTAATGGTCAGAGCCTTGCACTGCATACAGGATGGACCTATGTTTTACAGTAAATTGGCACTTCTGCAACAGTGCAAAATAATTCATAAATATTAGAAGCCACTGAGAGTTCATGTAAATACATGTTAACTGAAATGCAGTTTCTTGAAAATgaactgaaattaaagaaaatatttaataacatAATGTATAAAACATTACCCCCACTTTAATGTATAAAACATTTCCCCAACTTAGTTATTGCAGAAATCAAGGCTCCAAGCAGCACAGAGTTTATTTCCAATGTCTTTACTCTCCTTTGTGTGGCTGTGAAgaattttgtatatattttatttttaagaagacaGACATGATCCAAATTCTGTAAAGTCTTGGATTCAGTCAGTAGGTTGCTGAACAATTTGGTTCACAGGAGAAGAAATGAGCAGAAACTGAGCCTGCACTGAGGCAGAAGAGGATCTTCTTCCTCTGACTGTTGTGAGAAGCTCACTAAAGGAACTACATTCTCctattttatttctacttcaCATGAGAGACTTGGAAAGCCCATAATTCCTCcggtttctctgctgcaaactGGTAGGAAGCATCTCTTTCTCTGGAGGAGGACAAAGTTCAAATACAGGATAATTAAATTGTTTGGTTCTGAGAATGACTTTTTCTATCTAATGAATTATTAATTTAGCAAAGACGTTCCAGTTCCAACCAAGTCTTGGGTTCAACATATTTTACTCATTCCTGTATTTCGGCTTCCAGTGACTGGGAAGCCAGAGCACAGAAATAACTGGTGTGCTCCTGAGAGCCCCTGTGGGGTTGCTCCAAAGGTGCCTGTAGGACCAGAGCCACTCTCGAACTGGAGAATGAAACTGGGCACTCCACATCCCCTGCCATGTTATCAGGCAGTTTGGCCACCATATGTTCAGCTAGACTGCCTGCAGGCTTCACACAGGCAGCTGGTTCATACACCATCCTCCCTGAGGGTACCAAGGTCAGTATTTAGGAGCAACTATTGCAGACCCTGGTACGTCCACAACTCTCATTCCAGATGGCTTTATCTACTGCCAGGTATCAACAAATGATACTAGTTTGAGTAAGCATCTTTCTTAGCATCGGTTTACATACCGGAGCATATCCTTCTACTATTTACTATACACGTTCCTGCTTATCTCAGTGTAACAGTGGTGCTGAAGCACAGCTTGTATACCAGTTGTACAGCAACAGCTTGGCCTGCATTTGCTCTCATCATTTATGGGACAATGCCAATTGAAAATCGCAATTCATAAACAGACATGTTTACTTACAATTGTTAATAGCACTGTAGATAGaagtaaaatacttttgaaaagaCCGTTTATTTCTCTGCACTTAAATTCTCCACTTGCTTTTTTTGACTTCTTTCAATCTAGACAACGAAAATGTAGAAAGGTGTTCAAAGTTTTTATACTtatctgcttttaaaacagaTCTCACAGGGGTTATTTTTAGTTGCAGAGTATTTCTGAGGGCAATAAGTCGGGTAAAATCTTCCTTCTATAACATCTAATTGGTTGTTGGATTTTGTCAGCTCTTTAAGACAAATGTGACCCTCAGATAGTCCTCATCAACAAAATGCTGCGAGTAGCTTCTGTTTGGATCGAGAATGAACATCatctgctggtgctgctctcTGTGAGCCATGCCTCTGTATTAAAGGCAAGGCTGGATGCAGTTTTACtacttttaatgaaaacaagtGCAGTTCTCAGCCTCACAGCTTGTTGCTGGTGATTTTCTCAATGATACGACGCTTGTGTGCCACTGATAATGCAGCATTCAGCTAATACAACACCGACAGCCTTACAACCTGTCCAAGTTTTGCTTCCCAGACCCGAACTCCATTTACCCCACGGGTGCCGTGCGAGGGCTGCCAGCAGCCGAGATGCTACGCAGCCCAGAGGGCGACCCCGGCTCCTCCACGGCGATGCCCGGCTGAGCATCCCCACTCCCTCTGACTCCGCAACGGCGCTTCTCCCCGCGCAGCAGCGCGACTCCCTCTCCGCGGCCGGTAGCCGGCACCTCTCGCCCCGCCGCCGACCGCCACCGGCGGTGTCGCCGTGGAGAGCCCCCCTTCCCACCCCGGGACCCCCGCCCGCGGGCGCGGctccccgccgctgccgccccgcCCCTGCCCCGGAGCGTCCCCGCGCCCCGGCCCGcagcggcgggcggcggggggcgcccgcgggcggcggcgggagcgcgggcGCGGGGGTGGCCGAGGAGCGGCGGCGGCGTGAACGCGGCTGCAGAGCCCCAGCGAGCCGCGGGAGCGGGAGCGCCGCGCCCGCCGCAGCCGCCGGAGCCGGGCGAGGAGCGAGCCCGGccgcccggagccgccgggAGAGGGTCGCGgccgcggcagccccgcggGGAGGCAGCGAGGGGCCCCTCGCCGAAAGCGcgaccccccccgccccgccgccccgccgccttCGCCCGCCCCCAgcgaagagaaacaaaacaaaaccccggCACGGCCAcgctctccctccttctcctcttggcatttggtggttgtttttttttttatttttttttttttggtttttgttttttgtaatttattttttcttgggGATTCTCCTTTCTTCTGCCAGACTGACTTGCACCTTCTTGATAATTTCTCTTCCCCTCGTTTTTTTTATACTCTTCTCCCTGCTTCCAAaccctgtgtctgtgtgtttcAATACTATCACAACCTCTGCTAAAAATAGA containing:
- the LOC102098626 gene encoding translation initiation factor IF-2 isoform X8, which produces MQHSANTTPTALQPVQVLLPRPELHLPHGCRARAASSRDATQPRGRPRLLHGDARLSIPTPSDSATALLPAQQRDSLSAAGSRHLSPRRRPPPAVSPWRAPLPTPGPPPAGAAPRRCRPAPAPERPRAPARSGGRRGAPAGGGGSAGAGVAEERRRRERGCRAPASRGSGSAAPAAAAGAGRGASPAARSRRERVAAAAAPRGGSEGPLAESATPPAPPPRRLRPPPAKRNKTKPRHGHALPPSPLGIWWLFFFLFFFFWFLFFVIYFFLGILLSSARLTCTFLIISLPLVFFILFSLLPNPVSVCFNTITTSAKNRPFYIPFLLSDPIQHPLLRLVDPQLNSCKIGSLLIFD
- the LOC102098626 gene encoding skin secretory protein xP2 isoform X10, giving the protein MQHSANTTPTALQPVQVLLPRPELHLPHGCRARAASSRDATQPRGRPRLLHGDARLSIPTPSDSATALLPAQQRDSLSAAGSRHLSPRRRPPPAVSPWRAPLPTPGPPPAGAAPRRCRPAPAPERPRAPARSGGRRGAPAGGGGSAGAGVAEERRRRERGCRAPASRGSGSAAPAAAAGAGRGASPAARSRRERVAAAAAPRGGSEGPLAESATPPAPPPRRLRPPPAKRNKTKPRHGHALPPSPLGIWWLFFFLFFFFWFLFFVIYFFLGILLSSARLTCTFLIISLPLVFFILFSLLPNPVSVCFNTITTSAKNRPFYIPFLLSDPIQHPLLRSSFLQIEVESWLMDI